From Sander lucioperca isolate FBNREF2018 chromosome 14, SLUC_FBN_1.2, whole genome shotgun sequence, the proteins below share one genomic window:
- the bhmt gene encoding betaine--homocysteine S-methyltransferase 1 — translation MASGAKKGILERLDAGEIVIGDGGFVFALEKRGYVKAGPWTPEAAAEYPEAVRQLHREFLRAGSNVMQTFTFYASDDKLENRGHTQRFTGQQINEAACDLAREVANEGDALVAGGVSQTPSYLSCKSENDVKAIFKKQIDVFVKKNVDFLIAEYFEHVEEAEWAVQVLKTTGKPVAATLCIGPEGDLNKVSPGDCAVRLVKAGAQIVGVNCHFDPETCVKTVKMMKAGVEKAGLKAHYMTQPLAFHTPDCNCQGFIDLPEFPFSLEPRILTRWDMQKYAREAYNAGIHYIGGCCGFEPYHTRALAEELAPERGFLPAGSEKHGNWGSGLEMHTKPWVRARARRDYWEKLKPASGRPFCPSMAMPDGWGVTKGHADLMQQKEATSQEQLKALFNKANKSH, via the exons ATGGCATCAGGAGCAAAGAAG GGCATTTTGGAGCGTCTGGATGCAGGAGAGATCGTCATCGGGGACGGAGGCTTTGTCTTCGCCCTGGAGAAGAGAGGTTATGTCAAAGCAGGACCCTGGACCCCCGAGGCTGCAGCCGAGTACCCTGAAGCAG TGCGTCAGCTGCACCGGGAGTTCCTGAGAGCAGGCTCCAATGTCATGCAGACATTCACTTTCTACGCAAGCGATGATAAACTGGAGAACAGAGGCCACACTCAGCGCTTCACT GGGCAGCAAATCAACGAAGCAGCGTGTGACCTGGCCAGGGAGGTGGCCAATGAGGGTGATGCTCTGGTGGCCGGAGGAGTCTCTCAGACCCCCTCTTACCTCAGCTGCAAGAGTGAGAATGACGTCAAGGCCATCTTCAAGAAACAGATTGATGTCTTTGTCAAGAAAAATGTGGACTTCTTGATTGCTGAG TACTTTGAGCACGTGGAAGAGGCTGAGTGGGCCGTCCAGGTTTTGAAGACCACTGGGAAGCCTGTGGCTGCAACTCTGTGCATTGGACCTGAAGGCGACCTGAACAAAGTCAGCCCCGGAGACTGTGCTGTCAGACTCGTCAAAGCTG GAGCTCAGATTGTGGGCGTCAACTGCCACTTTGACCCGGAGACATGTGTGAAGActgtgaagatgatgaaggcgGGAGTGGAGAAAGCCGGGCTGAAGGCTCACTACATGACCCAGCCGCTGGCTTTCCACACTCCTGACTGCAACTGCCAGGGTTTCATTGATCTGCCCGAGTTCCCTTTCA GTCTGGAGCCGAGGATCCTGACCAGATGGGACATGCAGAAATACGCCCGGGAAGCGTACAATGCTGGTATTCATTACATCGGAGGCTGCTGTGGATTTGAACCCTATCACACCCGTGCCCTGGCCGAGGAGCTGGCACCTGAGAGGGGTTTCCTGCCTGCCGGCTCTGAGAAGCATGGCAACTGGGGCAGTGGTCTGGAGATGCACACGAAGCCTTGGGTCAGAGCTAG GGCCCGTCGTGACTACTGGGAGAAGCTGAAGCCTGCGTCTGGCCGTCCCTTCTGCCCCTCGATGGCCATGCCCGATGGTTGGGGTGTCACCAAAGGCCATGCTGACCTGATGCAGCAGAAAGAGGCCACCTCCCAGGAGCAGCTGAAGGCTCTCTTCAACAAGGCCAACAAAAGTCACTGA